Part of the Zea mays cultivar B73 chromosome 4, Zm-B73-REFERENCE-NAM-5.0, whole genome shotgun sequence genome is shown below.
AGGAAGGCTTTGATAGGCCCCACACCAAGGGGATACCATAAAAGGAAGTGAGAGGGTCAATCGACCCCCCTTGGTCGGTCGAACACCCTAGTGGGCCCACTCAACTCCACTACCTCCAGCGTGTTCATATGTAAGGAAACATACCCTTGGTGCATCTCCACCATTCCAGCCATGGTGGTTTCATCCaacggctcaagatgatgatcacATGGATCCATGGCCCCACTTGAAGTAGTATAAATAGAGGGGTATACTTCCCTCCATATTCATTAAACAAATTAAGAAATAAAATAAGCTCTCAAGCTTAAATTAGCTTCACTTTATCTTTGTAGTGGGATAGTAGTGTGGGCGTTAGAAatagagttgagcattgcttaGGTTCCAAACTCTAGTCTTCTGGTATGATATAGCTCTAACACCTTTTAATTTTTATTTCTCTTGCCCTTCGATCATGTGGTGTCCATGAatatcacattcttattttccttcTCATCTTCCTTATCTACCCCTTACCTTTTCTGCAAGCTTGTATTTTGTGTGACTAGTTAGGTCACCTAGTTCTTGGGTGGGGGTAACTCCCTTCAAACCACCTCTCACAATGATTAGGGAGGCAAGCACCTTAGGAACTAGTGGGAGAAATCCTCACCATTAACCTTGTGCCCCAAGTTCCTAATCACATTCACAATCACATTGAGCCTATGGAACTATGGAGCCTATCTAGCATGTTGTCATCTCTCCAACATCTTGAACTTTGCATACATTTCCATTATGATATAGAGCTTGGCCTCTCTGATCGTTGATGTGCCCTCATATGATTCCTCAAACATCTTCCACATGTCATTTGCAAACTTGAAGTCCTTGATGGACTTGAAGACCTTAGGATCAAGAGCATGAAAGATCACGTTGAGATCTTGATCATTGAATTGCATGTTGTGATCTTCTCTTGAGATTGTGTCTTCCACGTCCATCACCACAAATAGGTCCTCCATAATTTCCCATATATTTATACTCATATTCTTAAGAGGGAGGCACATCCTTTCTTCCAAATAACCATAATTTGTCTCACCAACGTGTGGTCTTACCAACATGATTTGTAGCCATCATTACAATGTAGTTAAGCTTCAAATTAAAAGTGACTTCGATTTATTGCACTTGAAAGGATGTCGATAGGTAGAGAGGGTTGAAAAGCCTATACAAAATTTCTACAAACACCCAACACTAGTGCAAGCTTCGTTAGAACAAAAACAATCCAGAATAGACACTACTTTGCAATAGCTCTATTTTCACCAAATGCAAGTGCCTACTTAATTTTCGTAGGTTTGGTTTgtaaatcagagcacaacactaAGCAAGCTACTTATAGAAATAGGTACTAAACTAAGCTACTCTACTCAAGTGAGATATACCAGCAACAACGACAGAAGCAAGCATAAGGTATGAATATAAAGAGTAATGGTACAATATGCACACCAACGAGGACAAGTGATTGATACAAGATTTATCCATGAGGTTTGATTGCTTGCATGCAACCTACATTCTCATTGTGATGAGTCACCAAAAGATGGTTCACATGCTAACTAGTGCCACAAAATGCAAAAATAATGATGCAAATACACTAGAGCCTCTCCAATCTCCGAATTTGATTTGCAAGGTTGTAAGTAGCTGGAGTGTGTTTCTCATCTATCCAAAGGTGTGCAGAAGCTAATCCGACTATATCGGCTCTCCTAGGCCACCCACGCCACATATTTGTAATAAAACAATCCAACTATTAGTCCTTCGAAGCAGCTATAGTAGAAACATTAGACAATCCCGGTGGCACACTATACATCACCAGATGCCCTAATGGTTGAATTTCAATGGATTTGAATGTAGCCATTTGGCAACTATAGTGAGTCTTGTGTGTCATTTGGTGGCAAACTAGCCTTCAACCCTAGAATCAGCATGTGTTTCCTCTCAATGGCTCACAATCAAAGCATAAGGATTGATGGGCCCACATTCAAGCAAATCGACATGCCAAGCTATTTTGGACGACACTTACCCACTTAGGACACATTCAATGTGAGCAGATGTGGTGATAGTAGAATCTCAAGGAGCTAAAGATGGAAGATGAGACGGCTTCCACGCGTGGTACATCTGTGCAAACTTAGGTCCATTAGGCCAGCCTCCAATAATTGTGTAGGTCGCTCCTTACGATCTCAAACGAGTGCTACAAGATGTAGCAACACAAGGTGTGCTCATGACCATGACTAAGTGTTGATTGTGAACATTTCATACTTTCATATACTAAAAACACCATCAACATCTTCAAAATAAATGGAATATAAGCATATCATAAGCATATTTTATCAAATAACAGGTTTTACATGTACCTTGAATATTCCTATGAAGATTCAAGATAAATGGAAGAATAACAGCTTGTGGGCCCATAATAAAACTCGGTCGATAGGGGAAAGCGCGCCCcatggtattatattaagaagaagctcAATCGGATTGTGGGCCCATAATAGGATCGAGGAATTGGTTGACTAGACTTAGGGGGCCCACTAGCCTTCTAAAATGCCATAATCCAAGCACTCATAGGAGCAAACCAAACTAGCCTTCAACCCTAGAATCAACATGTGTTTCCTCTCAATGGCTCACAATCTAATCATAAGGATTGATGGGCCCACATTCAAGCAAATCGACGTGCCAAGCTATTTTGGACGACACTTGCCCACTCAGGACACATTCAAGAGGACCCATGAGTCTGGGAGCCCACATGGAAGTGAGGGGGTAAGTAACCCTCTAGATCTACCGATCACCCTAGTGGTCCCACTAAGATCCACTGTCGTGTAGCATGACTCCATGCATGAAAGCACACTCATGCAACATCTCAATCATCCATTTCAAGTTGGTTTGATCCtatggctcaagatgatgaacacatGGATCTTGGTCCCACTTAAACTAGTATAAGTAGAGGAGTACAACCACTCCCCACTCATGAAAGCAAAGAAGGAAGCAAAGCAAGATCTCAATGTTAAATTCTTCCATTTTATTTTAGTAGTAGAAATGTCTAGAATTAGAAGTTGAATTATGCTTTGCTTAGGTTCCCAAAGCTAGACTTTTGGTCTTGTATATCTCCTGTACCACTTTCCTTTTTGTAATTCttttaatttatttaatatattatccTTCCTCTACTTTGTATTTACTTTGTGCAACAATGTACTAGCTATATTGTCCTTGTGGTATATCATAGCATATGGTTGTTACATACTAGATTGATGATCCATGAACCACACTTATATTCCCTCATCACCTTTTATTAGGATTTCTAATGATTTGATTATATATAATTGCAGTAGTGGGAGAAGGTATAAGTGTGGTCCTTATATTTTGTGTTGATTTTGGTTACCACTTGTTGAATATATTGTCTATAGTTGCAAGCAAATGGTAACACCATTTTATAGTATTTGTATTCCACGATGTATTTAGAATAAGTTGTTAAATGGTAATGCAAGCATCAACTGTGTTTGCTTTGGCAGGAGTTACATCTCTTACTATCTCACCTACCACTTAATGTACCTATTGTGTGGACTCGATCTGTCTATTGCAATTATGTAATTAAGGGAAACCATAGAAGTAGAGATAGAACCTTACACTCTCTCGTTGTTCTCCTGCCTAGCTATACCTTACTAACTTGTCTTTGAACTACCTTGCACTTGTTCAAGCACTCTTATTATCCAATCTTCGATCTCCTCTCTACACTATATGGTACCAAGAGAacattaagatctctcatttattAAAACTCATATCTACCATTTTCACTTGTGATAACATAAATGATGATACATTGGAATACTCTTGGGTGAACTACTATGATGGTATATTCAGTATGCTTGAAAAGTTCTCTACTTGAGCATAATAAATCCCAACACTGGGCGCTACTAAATGGTGGTGGTAGCTTTCACGCTTGGTATGGCTACCATGCAACTAGGATGGCTCATTGTTGTTATCGTGTTGTGGGATCTATGTACTACCGTTAGAAACTTTGGCTTGTTGTGTCATACATTTTAGGATTGCTTTCATAGATGTAGGTAATCTAAGTGAATACCAAGCCTAGTTATTGCTCCAAGCTAGCAATGATGATGCAAGTGGTTCCATATCTATCCTTGGAGGTGTCATTGAACATTCTGGTTCCTACTATCATGTAAGCCCTTCCATTCTTATTGATATCCACTAAGTAGGTCTTAAGGGCAAAATTCATATAGAGATTGTTGTTACGGTCGCTGAAGTTGGCATTCACGCACGTCACTTCCCTTCTTGAAGGCATAAATACAAGTGCACATGTATCCATCTATGATTGAGCACGTCCTTGAGCTCTATGTGGTTCATTTCCCTCCCCGTACATCTTGTTGTTGGTCCTACTACCCTCCTATTGCTTTGTTTTTGCACATGATACATGCTAGTAGGTGCTCACCCTTAATTGCTTGCTCTATCATCCACTAGGTCACTTAATTACTTCGCCTTATCATATGCTATGTATCAGTCCTCCCTTCTTTGAGGCTTCTTGCCCCCAAATGGTGTGGGTGGCTGTCACTTGGTCCCTAGATATATACTACTCATAGACGATGCAACTCATGCGTATCACTTGTTTATTCTGACTCGATGCCTTACAACTTCATGTTCACCATTTGCCATATCTGACTCAATTCCTAACAACTGCTCGTGGATTAGTGATCTCTAGAGCTTGTCATTAGTGGTGGCACAAATCTAGAACCTAGTGCTCACACTAGCTCTAGATAGTAGGTTGAACCTATATCTACACCATGTTATTGTtttattagttttataatcctcgTCTCTCCACTTTGTATTCGGTGTTTTGCACTTGCTTAATCTTGGTATGAGTAGAAAACTATTATATCTCCCTTGGTGACCTTTCGCTAAAAAATCAACCATAATGAACCGACATTCAAGGAAGCGGAAGAGTAATACATCAAAACATCTGCCATTTATTTATGGGGAATATGAGGAGTACATGAGCCTTTGCTGCACATATTAAATCGTGACCATCCATCTCAGATCTAACGTCCTTATCTCCAGATACATTACTACGGATCTCAGCTACCAGAACAACAAGCAACATCTAGTGAGGGTATGTTTAGTTCGCTTTTCTAAGCTAGATTCACAGTCAAAAAATCTAGAATCTCAACTAAAGGGCTACATGAACTGAATAGATTCTTGAAAATCTACATATTCCAGTCTAGAATCTTCTCTTACCTTAGATTTTCAGATTCTTGTGATCCAACATTTTCATAATATTAGCCAATTGCCATTGTTTACAGGATCAAATCGTTTTATTTTTATTCGGAGGCCCTCTACCTGATGACACCTTCTAGCGGTGACTAGATTTGCCTTTCGCCTCTCTGTGTCCGACTCTAGAGGTCGGTGACATGACTTAGTCATCCCTAAACTATCGTATCTCTTCCTCATCGACCCTTTAGTGCTTCTCATCGCCCAACATCCACGTTGCTCAACCACATACGGAGTATCATGTTTCTCAGCACTCTCCAACCTCCACTTTGATGTTTGAAACTAGGAGGGCCCATCCTCATGGAGGACGAGGACGATGGCGCATCACCTATTGTTTTATGTGCTGACACCGCCATACACACCTCTCGTATAGGGCGCTATGTATGAATTGGCTCATCCGAGAGTCTCGGACGGCATCCGTCCCGCTATGTTGCCACACAACTTTCAACTATCTCACAACCGTCAGGTCACAACAGCTTCCTCGCATAGCCAAAAATAAGAGTTTTAGAAATCTACAATTGAACCTAACATAATTTGATTAAGGAGCCCCCATAAGCAAGCCAAAGACTAGTAAGTAACACATCTACTGATTCCATCTAACTCATGGGAATAATAATACAATAGCCATGCGTTCTTTTTATTTCATTATTATCTGCGGTTACATTTATTAAAGATATCACAGGCGGTCCATCGTTGCGTGTGCAACAACAAACTCCAAAACTTACAATAAGATGCATGCCATTTGTACGACGACGACGACACTCATTTGGGAATTCTAGGAACAAGGTAAAGTTTCTGCGTCCGGCGAAGCGTCATCCCGAACTGATCGGACATGTCCACCTTGGCCCCGGTGCGCTCCATCTCGGCGGGCATCTCCCAGTCGAAATGGTAGATGAGGTTCGCGAGCATGATCTCGACGGTGGCGATGGCGAACGTGGCCCCCGCGCAGATCCTGCGCCCAGCCCCGAACGGCACGAACCGGATGTCCTTGCCGTACATGTCGACCTCGGCGTCGCGGCCTTGTTCCAGGAAGCGCTCCGGGAAGAACTCCTCGGCCTTGTCCCAGCACGTCGGGTCCCTGGCGAGCGCCCACGCGTTGACGATGACGCGCGTGCCGGCGGGGATGGTGTAGCCGTTGATCTCGCAGTCGTGGGTGGAGAAGTGCGGCAGGAGGAACGGCGCCGGCGGGTGGATGCGCATGGACTCCTTGATGGTGGCCTTCAGGTATGGCATCCGGCTCAGGTCCTCCTCCATCACCATGCGGCCGTCGGGCGTCGCCGTCCTCACCTCcttctggagcttggccaggacgTGGCGGTTGTTCATCAGCTCGCTCATGGAGTACTCCAGCACCAGGAATGATGTCTCGATGGCTGCTTCGAACATGTTCTGTAAAACCAAAGACACTGAGAAGAGAGAAGagagacagacagacagacaTGACAGCTAGTAGTAGCATATATTACCACAAGTATGCCCTTGATGTTATCCGTGGTGAGACCGTAGTCTTTCTGCAGcgacagcaagaggtgcacgaaGTCTTCAGAGTTGTGGTCGCCCTGCTTGCCGCCGGAGAGCGCGTACTCGGACAGCAGCTCGTTGAAGAGGCTGTCCCACCGCTTGCTGACGCCCTTGGCCTTGGCGCAGATGATCCGGAGGAACAGGTCCACGTCCGCCAGCTTCGGGAAGTAGTCCTCCACGTTGAACCCGCCCAGGAGGGCGGCGCTGGTCTCCGTCAGCTCCCGGAACAGCTTGTTCCGGCCCTGCTTCCGGTGGGACTCGCCGAGCACGGCGCGGCACACGAAGTCGCTGGCGTAGCCGCCCAGCAGCTCCGTCATGTCGAGCGCCGTCCCCGGGGACGCCTCGGCGGCGTCGCGGATCCGGGCCACCACCAGGCGcacctcctcctcccgctcccgccgCTTGGAGAAGACCATCTTGGCGCTGAGCAGGTGCGTGTTGACCACCTTCCGCGCCGTGCGCCAGTACTCGCCGTACGGCGCGAAGGCCACGTCCGTCGAGTTGTAGCGGATGATGTCGGCGACGGGGTTCCGCGGGCGGGACGCCAGCACGTGGTCGTGCGTGCGGAGCACGGCCTCGGCGGCCTGCGGCGTGGACACCACGATGGTGGGCACGGCGCCGACCTGCACCAGCATCAGCCCGTTGTGGCCGTACTTGGCGTGGAGGTCGCGGAAGGAGACGTGCGGGTGGGAGCCGATGAGGTGGAGGTGCCCGATGATGGGGAGCTTCCCCGGAGGCGTCGGCGGCAGCCTGTGCTGCTTCCATTTGGGGGACGTCGCGGACGAGCTCCTCGCCGCCGCGGCTAGCCGGatggcgaggaggaggaggacgccgAGGACTGCTGCTGCTTGTGTGGGCGTGCACTGGACGACGGCGACGTGCAGGTAGTCGTACGCTGCTTCGAGAGCCATGCCGTCCTTGCTGATCTTGGTCGGAGACGACTGATGAGCGCAAGAAGCTAGCGCTGCGAGCAATGCCGGCAATGGGCGGCTGGGTTGCTTGCTGGGGTTCCTGACGGCCGCTATATGAAGGCGCGTCCGGCTACAATCCCATATCAGGCCAACTAGAGATGTAATTATTCATCATCAGCTGAACACGGTGGATTGCTAATATTAAAATTTATTCGTGGTTATAAAACGTCGCTCCCTCCAGTCTCTGCTGTGCTGAAGTTGGTCTCAGCCACGACGTTGCCTTTGGTTGATGCTTTTATTTCTCGGCGCCCAGTATGTGGGTGGAGATTGGGTCGTGTATCGTAAAGTCGAAGCTGCTACGTAAGATGATGTTATGGCTCGGCAATGATAACATGAGGCAAAATTAAACTTCCTTCTTCGTGGACTCGATTGTTTGGGAGGTTGGGCAAAAGCTGGAGGGGGCGAAGCATCAAGACTGGATGGTGAAGAATCGGAGCAGCCTCGCGTGGAGTATGTTGAGACTTGGCAACGACAGCGTACCGTGGTCTTCCTCTTTGTGTGTTGGGTGTTTGGGTGTAGGCATCATCGAGTTCCTGTGGCCATGTGCGGCCTGTCTTGGGAGTCGGAGTCAGTGGCGGACCTAGGATTTTTACATAGGGTGTGCCAcaacaaaattttcatgtagaatTATATCTAATTTACATATAATTTCATAGTAAATTTGGTAAATAATTTGATATATAGATATAAAGTTTGACACTCAACAAATAAGCATGAAAATTGCATATATTAAACATAAAGATTGCAATAATACTACTTATCTGGCCTgcgcttcctcaaggccataaaaGTTTCAATTATATTTTCTTCATTCACTTCGAAGAAAATATCCCTCTCGATGTATGTAACAAGACAATCATCCAAAAGACTATCACACATCTTGTTTCTCAATTTAGTCTTCACCAAACTCATTGCAGAAAATGCCCTTTCAACACTTGCTGTCGCCACAGGCAAAAGCAATACCAATTTGAGAATCAAATAAACCATATCAAACACCTCATGTCTCTTTGTTTCAACAAGCTTAACTGAGAGGTCCACAAGATTAGTTATGTCTTTGAATATATCATCTTCTCTTATGCCATCAATATAATTGTCAAGTTGCAAGTCAAGTTTTAACAAGTCAGTGCTTGACATGTCATTAGGATAGAAATCAGCTAGCTTTCGTACCTTGTGTGCATCAAAAGAAGCAAAAGAGTTGGAAGGATCCAAGGCTGACATACAAGAAAGCAGCTCCATATTAGCCTCACTAAACCGACTATCAAGCTCTAGGCTAATTTGATCAATGACCACAATATATACTTCTCTTCTGAAGTGGTCATCATTAGTTTGGTTATGAACAAATCGTGATGATCTTCCATAAGGCTTATAATTTCCATCCATAGCAGGAACTTGGATATCATATTTGTTGCAAAATGAAGTGATTCTTTGAAGGAATTGATCCCAACCATCAAGCATTAACTGTTGCATTCTTCTCTTTGCCACATTAACAAGTGAAATTGCATCAATAATATCTTGCTCCCTTCTTTGCAAACACACTGATAAATCATTTGTATATCCAAGAATAACAAACATTAAGTGTGCATCAAAAACAAAGTCAAATGACTCAAATGCTCCAAGCATAGAATGTATCCTTGTCCAATCACTTCTAATTGTAGTATCCTCTCCAAGAATCATGAGAACATCTCAGATTACAGGATACATAGTAATTATGTTGCATATAGTTTTGTAAGAAGAGCCCCATCGAGTCTCACCAGGCCTACGCAACCCCATCTCTTGATTCAATCCTCTCCCAGTTTCAAGTTCACCACATTCAAGTGATTTCATGAGATTCTCAAGTCTAGCATCTCGAAGCATACCGTGGCGCTTACAAGAAACTCCAATGATATTCAATAAGAGAGTTACTTGATCAAAAACCACAcacaatcattatttcccttggcaACAACAACAAGAACTAGTTGAAGTTGGTGTGCAAAACAATGGATATAATAAGCAGAAGGTGACTCTTGCATGATCAATGTTTTCAATCCTTTAATACCACCTCTCATGTTGCTAGCCCCATCATAACCTTGTCCACGAATTCATGTCAAAGTCAAGCCATGACTAAGAAGTAAAGCTTCAATTGCATCCTTAAGTGATAAAGAGCTAGTATCATCTACATGAACAACTCCAATGAAGTGCTCACATGGTCTTCCTAATGCATCAACATAACGCAAGCAAAGATCAAGTTGTTCTTTGTGTGATATGTCACTAGACTCATCCGCTAAAATTGCAAATGGCTCTTCCCCAAGCTCTTCAATTATTTTCTTTCTAGTTTCTATAGCGCAACACTGAATAATCTGCTTTTGTATCTTTGGGCTAGTCAAAGTGCAATTACCTGGAGCGTTGTTAAGAACATACTTGTTGACCTCTTCACTATTTACAACAAGAAATTTCAAGATTTCAATAAAGTTTCCTCTGTTGCTAGACTCTTCACTTTTATCATGTCCACGGAATGACAATCCTTGATGTAAAAGAAACTTCAAACTTATGTCAACCTTATCTTATATAC
Proteins encoded:
- the LOC100382554 gene encoding 3-hydroxyindolin-2-one monooxygenase; the encoded protein is MALEAAYDYLHVAVVQCTPTQAAAVLGVLLLLAIRLAAAARSSSATSPKWKQHRLPPTPPGKLPIIGHLHLIGSHPHVSFRDLHAKYGHNGLMLVQVGAVPTIVVSTPQAAEAVLRTHDHVLASRPRNPVADIIRYNSTDVAFAPYGEYWRTARKVVNTHLLSAKMVFSKRREREEEVRLVVARIRDAAEASPGTALDMTELLGGYASDFVCRAVLGESHRKQGRNKLFRELTETSAALLGGFNVEDYFPKLADVDLFLRIICAKAKGVSKRWDSLFNELLSEYALSGGKQGDHNSEDFVHLLLSLQKDYGLTTDNIKGILVNMFEAAIETSFLVLEYSMSELMNNRHVLAKLQKEVRTATPDGRMVMEEDLSRMPYLKATIKESMRIHPPAPFLLPHFSTHDCEINGYTIPAGTRVIVNAWALARDPTCWDKAEEFFPERFLEQGRDAEVDMYGKDIRFVPFGAGRRICAGATFAIATVEIMLANLIYHFDWEMPAEMERTGAKVDMSDQFGMTLRRTQKLYLVPRIPK
- the LOC103652725 gene encoding uncharacterized protein; the protein is MILGEDTTIRSDWTRIHSMLGAFESFDFVFDAHLMFVILGYTNDLSVCLQRREQDIIDAISLVNVAKRRMQQLMLDGWDQFLQRITSFCNKYDIQVPAMDGNYKPYGRSSRFVHNQTNDDHFRREVYIVVIDQISLELDSRFSEANMELLSCMSALDPSNSFASFDAHKVRKLADFYPNDMSSTDLLKLDLQLDNYIDGIREDDIFKDITNLVDLSVKLVETKRHEVFDMVYLILKLVLLLPVATASVERAFSAMSLVKTKLRNKMCDSLLDDCLVTYIERDIFFEVNEENIIETFMALRKRRPDK